DNA from Agarilytica rhodophyticola:
AAGCTAGAGGATATTATAAAAGACGATGCATTTCGTGAAGCATGGACGATAAAAAAAGATGATATCGATACATGTAAAGATTGTGAGTTTCGATATATCTGTTCAGACTGTAGAGCATTTACTCAAGATAATACCCTTTATGCCAAACCCTCGAAGTGTCACTATGATCCTAATGCTCTAATTTGGCGTGAAGTCAGTTAGATAATTACACTATTAAACTGAAATAATTAGGAAGACTTTTAAACTTAAATAATATTACCTGATAGGAATTTATTTTTAAAATCTACGAGAGAAAAATTCAATGTCAATCAAAAAAGTTTTCAATCATCCATCCTAAGCTGCTGGTTTTACACGATTTCTTTTATGTTGGGCGATCATTTCTATCCCTTGGTCAGGAAGTTCAGCGTCAATAGGAGTGAAATAAAACAGCAAAGAAATGACAAGATGTCCCGGCAATTACAAAAAGGTGCCAAATAAAATGAGCGTATTTCACCCTATGATCTAGAACAAAAAATATAACGCCTACCGTGTAAGCAATGCCACCAGCAAAGAGCCAAAATAGTCCCCAGGATGACATATGCAACAGGAGTGGTTCAATGGCAATTACTACCAACCAGCCCATCACCAAATAGAGAATGGTGGATGTTCTTGAGTCTTTTGCTTTTGATCTTACTTTTAACACAATACCAATTAATGCGAGGCTCCATACCAAGCCAAATAAAATCCATCCCCAAGTACCGCGTAAAACACCCAGTGTAAAGGGTGTATATGTACCGGCAATTAATAAGAAGATAGCACCGTGGTCGAGAATTTTAAAAATTTCTTTCGCACGACAACTAGGTAGAACGTGGTAAATAGTGGAAGTAACGTAAAGCAAAAGCATAGTTGCAGCAAAAATACTCGCTCCTACAATACTCCACACACTTCCCTGTTGGGCAGCAGCATATATTAAAATTGGCGCCGCTGCCGCCGCTGCCAGCATGGCAATACCATGACTGACGGTGTTGGCAATCTGCTCGCCTACAGAGTGAGCTCGTTTAAGCTCATTAACGGTTTCCACGTTTATAAACTCCTTTACAGCCCCTTGTATTGGGCGTGTATTAGGCTGATCCTTGTCGGTTACTTTTGACTGATAGTTGTACAATAATAGAGCTTTAGAACAATATTATCCAAGCCCTCTACTTAAGGTTAGCATCTATTTTCTTCAATAATATGAACCTTTGATGTAGTTTTAATTCATTATAAATACAACAATTAGCGTCAATCGATTATAAAAGCGTCTAAAAAGCTTGATGGTAGTGATACTTATTTAAGACACATACTTCAAGACTTCACCTAAAAGCCCTTTTTTAGGGCATGCAATTATTGGGAATTGTTGACCATTTTCTTATTAAACCCATAGTCTTCACATGGATAAATAGCCAAACTTAACCACTGGAAATCGATACGCTTAAGGTTTTTTAGCAATGATATGGCATACAAGTTTGCACTTTGTAAAACCTTAGCAAAATCGCTTACATCGATATTACATTTGTT
Protein-coding regions in this window:
- the trhA gene encoding PAQR family membrane homeostasis protein TrhA; translation: METVNELKRAHSVGEQIANTVSHGIAMLAAAAAAPILIYAAAQQGSVWSIVGASIFAATMLLLYVTSTIYHVLPSCRAKEIFKILDHGAIFLLIAGTYTPFTLGVLRGTWGWILFGLVWSLALIGIVLKVRSKAKDSRTSTILYLVMGWLVVIAIEPLLLHMSSWGLFWLFAGGIAYTVGVIFFVLDHRVKYAHFIWHLFVIAGTSCHFFAVLFHSY